A DNA window from Labrus mixtus chromosome 4, fLabMix1.1, whole genome shotgun sequence contains the following coding sequences:
- the tubgcp6 gene encoding gamma-tubulin complex component 6, whose amino-acid sequence MYPNNPMKSCSSSSSSITELLGALCDASLTGVSWKRRALGGVSREGFRRALKKRAYGALLSKLFHDGTKGSAPGPSATANTPPRNKVLMICFDLRVAGCREEAERLEEQLESLPEGASSGVREVDAVLELLVHLAGSAPPPPTSFSRDYMRRERQVVRRPEPWGYQSEELQRLEARAWGLVCQEEWGNLDSLCGTQRLMDAPPGTGLLALRTKLEAEERFERDTRLTLFGALQHTRTSDLDIRLDLPPVPSNIDVTGLSIRVPSSLDQSEDEGFQSSSNLTPDSQSEPSPIPDFDIWEALRTFEPGRRRCWESVGCPPGKRESLYLTEGGRVAFDQLYRLWEGELRVVSTGTPSPLVPLPLDSQRQLVSDLLNVLIGVASTTFPLNQSVQFDVRPGVCVSGASMESVSRLLGELAQYGTYYLRLSRFSLQSADKKGLVFQAFTGGLRKYLHYYRACVLSTPPTLSLLTIGFLFRKVGRQLRYLSELCCLDGPLGAGQGTFPVGVKLLSYLYNEAQNNCSNENYPVLLSLLKSSCEPYTRFVTDWVYSGVFRDVYGEFMIQVNEEFLGFRDKHFWVQGYTLISKDVEECVPLFLRHIANDVYVCGKTINLLKICCPQHYICWSELPVPRIAVTFSLQEVEVIERDCAVYRGRLERIAKHSAISREEQAQRAEQARQELINQVRESAAKTLESIRGRQVSQRLAEEAKKRERFEELKQHLEQEQEWRSVARRKQEDDDFSFAREVRDREKRLQALEEQLEQRARKELIAQYSHLSEEAARRERRAMWRVQRMRLHEARAQFFIHDGKQTQAMLEKYPLGQERPPMEALPSVHSVQQTAPQPTLEDLSEQQHAEPQEPDTMSPPSHVTLDPNLISENIDINDFLPKSPNPDSQQVDVALQEIGSDLPEVCPTAQLVDYDFNAPFSPLEGITGQVSAPPRPRWGPAAQPDHPSFSHIQVGENVSEVQETVPKASSFGQATKSSFPLGQYTLEGTQKTSKANIYGHPSQASVQLVDSSGSKTDDKQADAASKTEEKSETGTSRSKDDVKEDERTIEVNVDDIEPTDHSSVAQDKASESISLPNIHVSDADLKAAELVSDAVATQPSPSIHGHSSDAHIKVGQFTSAITTSLPSSNAHGHSSDSHIKIGEHVSEVDSPLFSQSAHGHSSDAHIRVGENVSDSVVPLPSQNVHGHASDSHIKVGGHVSDVDASLPSPSVHGHASDSHITVGENVSDFVAPLSAPSIHGHSSDANIKVGEYVSNITEDRPRWSKHGHASDGILQSGCVVSGDEPALSALPGSSYGHSSDSALGLGCLVSGHEPRRSPLPGSAHGHSSDSALGIGCLVSGNEPRRSPLPGSAHGHSSDSNLGGGCVVSKADTAQSPLPGSAYGHSSDSALGVGCVVLGTELQAAALPGSMYGHSSDSTLGVGCVVGGKGGETQQKAESNEDGKGAQSFSEQLAESMGSWAAGFALTPGEKSEQDYLLALSSHYQVEHYEDCYNLMASSPECQLLKQVTRGPWGLPMDPTLRKATDTTAVQLSEMVSLPVLIKHSVTAPLITHVSLVNKAVVDYFFVELGVERHFEALRHFLLMEDGEFAQSLSDLLFEKLGSGQTPGELLTPLVLNSILSKALQYSLHGDTPLASNFTFALRFLPETFHPHAPDSLNCLELRYKVDWPLNIIITDSCMNKYNRLFSFLLQLKHMVWSLREVWFHLKRTALVKGAGRSVQFRQLQLYRHEMQHFVKVIQGYIANQILQVSWSEFTAKLATASDLDAIHRTHADYLNRAIFRGLLTEKAAPVMNIIHSIFSLILKFRAQLIAQPWDSQQGEAVHPSFIAMQQSYNTFKYYSHFLFKVVTKLVNRGYQPHLEDFLLRINFNNYYKDS is encoded by the exons ATGTATCCTAACAACCCCATGaagtcctgcagcagcagcagcagcagcatcacagaGCTGCTGGGTGCCCTGTGTGACGCCAGTCTGACCGGGGTGTCATGGAAACGCCGTGCCCTGGGAGGAGTCTCCAGAGAAGGTTTCCGCAGGGCTCTCAAGAAGCGAGCCTATGGTGCCCTGTTGTCCAAACTTTTTCACGATGGCACCAAAGGTTCCGCCCCAGGGCCGAGCGCCACAGCCAATACACCGCCCAGGAACAAAGTCCTGATGATATGTTTTGACTTGCGGGTGGCCGGCTGCAGAGAGGAAGCGGAGCGGTTGGAGGAGCAGCTCGAGAGTCTGCCGGAGGGCGCGTCCTCCGGCGTGAGGGAAGTGGACGCAGTCTTGGAGCTCCTGGTGCACCTTGCCGGTTCAGCACCTCCGCCGCCTACCTCTTTCAGCAGAGACTACATGAGACGAGAGAGGCAAGTGGTGCGGAGGCCTGAACCGTGGGGCTACCAGAGCGAGGAGCTTCAGAGGCTGGAGGCCAGGGCGTGGGGTCTGGTGTGTCAAGAGGAATGGGGAAATTTGGACAGTTTGTGTGGGACTCAGAGATTGATGGATGCCCCTCCAGGCACAGGACTGCTTGCTCTGAGGACTAAATTGGAAGCGGAAGAAAGATTTGAGAGGGATACCAGACTGACGCTGTTTGGAGCACTGCAACACACACGCACCTCAGACCTAGACATAAGACTGGACCTGCCTCCTGTTCCCAGTAATATTGATGTGACAGGGCTTTCTATAAGG GTGCCGTCCAGTTTGGATCAGTCTGAGGACGAGGGTTTCCAATCTTCTTCCAACCTGACCCCAGACTCCCAGTCAGAGCCTAGCCCCATCCCAGACTTCGACATTTGGGAGGCTCTCCGCACATTTGAGCCTGGGAGACGCCGCTGCTGGGAGTCTGTCGGTTG CCCACCAGGGAAAAGGGAGTCCCTCTATCTAACAGAGGGCGGCAGGGTGGCTTTTGACCAACTGTATCGTCTATGGGAGGGCGAGCTGAGGGTGGTCAGCACCGGTACGCCCTCTCCTCTCGTCCCGCTGCCCCTGGACTCTCAGAGACAGCTGGTATCTGACCTTCTAAACGTCTTGATCGGAGTGGCATCCACAACCTTCCCCCTTAATCAG AGTGTTCAGTTCGATGTCAGACCAGGAGTGTGCGTGTCTGGAGCCTCTATGGAAAGTGTGTCTCGTCTTTTAGGGGAGCTGGCACAGTATGGTACCTACTACCTGAGGCTCAGCCGCTTCTCTCTGCAGAGCGCCGACAAGAAAGGCCTCGTCTTCCAG GCTTTTACTGGTGGTCTGCGGAAGTATCTGCACTACTACAGGGCTTGTGTTCTCAGCACTCCACCCACACTCAGCCTGCTGACTATCGGCTTCCTTTTCCGTAAAGTGGGCCGCCAACTGAG GTACCTGTCAGAACTGTGCTGCTTAGACGGGCCTTTGGGTGCAGGCCAGGGTACCTTCCCTGTG GGTGTTAAACTGCTCTCCTACCTGTACAATGAAGCACAGAACAACTGCAGCAACGAGAACTATCCGGTGCTGCTGTCGCTGCTGAAGAGCAGCTGTGAACCATACACACG GTTTGTCACTGACTGGGTGTACAGTGGCGTGTTTCGAGATGTTTATGGAGAATTCATGATCCAGGTCAATGAGGAGTTTCTGGGCTTTCGAG acaaacatttctGGGTCCAGGGGTACACTCTCATCTCGAAGGATGTGGAGGAATGTGTGCCCCTCTTCCTGCGACACATCGCCAACGACGTATACGTCTGTGGAAAGACCATCAACCTCCTCAAGATCTGCTGCCCACAG CACTACATCTGCTGGTCGGAGCTGCCGGTGCCTCGCATCGCCGTCACCTTTTCTCTCCAGGAGGTGGAGGTGATCGAGAGGGACTGTGCTGTGTACCGGGGACGCCTGGAGAGGATTGCTAAGCACAGCGCCATCAGCAGGGAGGAGCAA GCTCAGCGAGCAGAGCAGGCACGCCAGGAGCTGATCAATCAGGTCAGAGAGTCGGCAGCCAAAACCCTGGAGAGCATCCGCG GGCGGCAGGTGTCACAGCGTCTGGCTGAAGAGGCCAAGAAGAGGGAGCGTTTCGAGGAGCTGAAACAGCACCTGGAGCAGGAGCAAGAG TGGCGGAGTGTAGCCAGGAGGAAGCAGGAGGATGATGACTTCAGCTTTGCCAGAGAGGTGAGGGACCGAGAGAAAAGACTACAAGCCCTGGAGGAGCAACTGGAGCAGAGAGCCAG GAAGGAGCTGATTGCTCAGTACAGCCATCTGTCGGAGGAAGCCGCTCGCAGAGAAAGGCGGGCCATGTGGCGGGTGCAGCGAATGAGACTTCACGAAGCCCGGGCTCAGTTCTTTATTCATGACGGGAAGCAGACTCAG GCAATGCTGGAGAAATATCCTTTAGGCCAGGAGAGACCTCCCATGGAAGCACTACCATCTGTTCACTCAGTGCAACAGACTGCACCACAGCCAACGCTG GAGGATCTGTCTGAGCAGCAGCATGCAGAGCCTCAAGAACCTGATACGATGTCACCACCGTCTCATGTTACATTAGACCCAAACCTCATCTCTGAGAACATTGACATCAATGATTTTCTCCCCAAGTCGCCAAATCCTGACAGTCAGCAGGTGGATGTGGCCCTGCAGGAGATTGGATCTGATCTACCTGAAGTGTGTCCCACAGCACAGTTGGTAGACTATGACTTCAACGCCCCCTTTAGTCCACTCGAGGGTATCACCGGCCAAGTCTCTGCCCCGCCCCGGCCTCGCTGGGGACCTGCAGCCCAGCCTGACCACCCTTCTTTTTCACACATCCAAGTAGGAGAGAATGTGTCTGAAGTTCAGGAGACTGTCCCCAAAGCCAGCTCCTTTGGTCAAGCCACCAAATCCAGCTTTCCTTTGGGCCAATACACCTTAGAAGGGACTCAAAAAACATCTAAAGCAAACATTTATGGACATCCGTCTCAAGCGTCAGTGCAGCTAGTGGATAGTAGTGGCTCAAAGACTGACGACAAACAAGCAGATGCTGCATCTAAGACAGAAGAGAAGTCTGAAACAGGGACCTCCAGGAGTAAAGACGACGTAAAGGAAGACGAGAGAACTATAGAAGTTAATGTTGATGATATTGAACCAACTGATCACAGCTCAGTTGCTCAAGATAAAGCCAGTGAAAGCATTTCTTTGCCAAACATTCATGTCTCCGATGCAGACCTTAAAGCTGCAGAGCTGGTGTCAGATGCTGTTGCCACACAGCCTTCTCCGAGCATCCATGGTCATTCTTCTGATGCTCACATAAAAGTTGGACAGTTTACGTCAGCGATAACGACGTCTCTTCCTTCCTCAAACGCTCACGGTCATTCCTCAGATTCACACATCAAGATTGGAGAACATGTTTCCGAGGTGGATTCTCCTCTATTTTCCCAGAGTGCTCATGGTCACTCCTCTGACGCTCACATTAGAGTTGGAGAAAACGTTTCGGACTCCGTCGTCCCTCTCCCTTCTCAAAACGTCCACGGTCACGCCTCGGATTCCCACATCAAAGTCGGCGGACATGTTTCCGATGTAGACGCCTCTCTTCCCTCCCCCAGTGTTCACGGTCACGCCTCAGATTCCCACATTACAGTTGGAGAAAATGTCTCTGATTTTGTCGCGCCACTTAGCGCTCCGAGCATCCACGGTCACTCCTCTGATGCTAATATAAAAGTAGGCGAGTATGTGTCTAACATAACTGAAGATAGACCTCGTTGGAGTAAACATGGGCACGCCTCCGACGGCATCCTTCAGTCAGGCTGTGTGGTATCTGGAGATGAACCCGCCTTGTCTGCTCTACCAGGAAGCTCTTATGGACACTCCTCAGACTCAGCTTTGGGTCTTGGGTGTTTAGTTTCAGGACATGAACCCAGACGTTCTCCTCTCCCTGGCAGTGCTCATGGACATTCTTCAGACTCAGCTTTGGGTATCGGATGTTTAGTTTCAGGAAATGAACCCAGACGTTCTCCTCTCCCTGGCAGTGCTCATGGACATTCTTCAGACTCCAATTTAGGTGGTGGATGTGTTGTGTCAAAAGCTGATACCGCTCAATCACCTTTACCGGGCAGCGCGTACGGCCACTCCTCGGACTCAGCGCTGGGTGTGGGTTGTGTGGTGTTGGGGACGGAGCTGCAAGCCGCTGCGCTACCAGGCAGCATGTATGGCCACTCATCAGATTCTACACTTGGAGTCGGGTGTGTGGTGGGGGGTAAAGGTGGTGAAACTCAGCAGAAGGCAGAAAGCAATGAAGATGGTAAAG GTGCTCAAAGCTTCAGTGAGCAGCTGGCCGAGAGCATGGGGTCCTGGGCAGCTGGCTTTGCTTTGACCCCTGGAGAGAAGTCGGAGCAGGATTACCTCTTAGCTTTGTCTTCACATTACCAGGTGGAACACTACGAGGACTGCTACAACCTAATGG cTTCTTCCCCCGAGTGTCAGCTGCTGAAGCAGGTAACTCGGGGTCCCTGGGGCCTCCCAATGGACCCCACACTCCGCAAAGCCACAGACACCACGGCTGTCCAACTCAGCGAGATGGTCTCCCTGCCAGTTCTGATAAAACACTCGGTCACCGCCCCGCTCATCACACA TGTGTCTCTGGTGAACAAGGCTGTGGTGGACTACTTCTTTGTGGAGTTGGGGGTGGAGAGACACTTTGAGGCGCTGCGCCACTTCCTGCTGATGGAGGATGGCGAGTTTGCTCAGTCGCTCAGTGATCTGCTCTTTGAAAAG CTTGGGAGTGGACAGACCCCCGGCGAGCTGCTGACCCCGCTGGTCCTGAACTCCATCCTCAGTAAGGCCCTGCAGTACAGCTTACATGGAGACACGCCCTTGGCTAGCAACTTCACCTTCGCCCTGCGCTTCCTCCCGGAGACCTTCCATCCACACGCCCCCGACTCCCTCAACTGTCTGGAGCTGCGCTACAAG GTGGACTGGCCGTTGAACATCATCATCACGGACAGCTGCATGAACAAGTACAACCGTCTGTTCTCGTTCCTGTTGCAGCTCAAACACATGGTGTGGAGCCTCCGCGAGGTCTGGTTCCACCTCAAGAGAACAG CGCTGGTGAAAGGCGCCGGCCGCTCGGTGCAGTTCCGTCAGCTGCAGCTGTACAGACATGAGATGCAGCACTTTGTCAAAGTGATACAGGGATACATCGCTAACCAGATCCTGCAAGTGTCCTGGAGCGAGTTCACGGCCAAGCTGGCCACGGCCAGTGACCTGGACGCCATCCACCGCACACATGCAGACTACCTCAACAGAGCCATCTTCAG AGGTTTGCTGACAGAGAAAGCTGCTCCGGTCA